A genomic window from Micromonospora sp. WMMA1947 includes:
- a CDS encoding DUF1697 domain-containing protein, with amino-acid sequence MARYVALLRGVNIGGASSMAMAELKEVFVSCGFDRVATYIQSGNVVFGCPETDEAAILAQIGWAVTRRWGRDVPVVLRSLAELDAMIAANPYLDVQTDLTKLLVTMLSSDPGADKQAALASPPGETGTLTLVGRDVFVHVPDGYGRSKLGNAFVEKKTGVVGTTRNWRSVLKLREMAAA; translated from the coding sequence ATGGCCAGGTACGTCGCCCTGCTGCGGGGCGTGAACATCGGTGGCGCCAGTTCCATGGCGATGGCGGAGCTGAAGGAGGTCTTCGTCTCCTGCGGCTTCGACCGGGTGGCGACCTACATCCAGAGCGGCAACGTGGTGTTCGGCTGCCCGGAGACCGACGAGGCCGCGATCCTGGCCCAGATCGGCTGGGCCGTCACGCGGCGGTGGGGCCGGGACGTACCTGTGGTGCTGCGCAGCCTGGCCGAACTCGACGCGATGATCGCCGCGAATCCGTACCTCGACGTGCAGACCGATCTGACGAAGTTGCTCGTCACGATGCTCAGCAGCGACCCGGGGGCGGACAAGCAGGCGGCGCTCGCGTCCCCGCCCGGCGAGACCGGGACGCTGACGCTCGTCGGCCGGGATGTGTTCGTGCACGTCCCCGACGGGTACGGACGCAGCAAGCTCGGCAACGCCTTCGTGGAGAAGAAGACGGGTGTGGTCGGGACGACACGCAACTGGCGCTCGGTGCTGAAGTTGCGCGAGATGGCGGCGGCCTGA
- a CDS encoding bifunctional 3-(3-hydroxy-phenyl)propionate/3-hydroxycinnamic acid hydroxylase, with amino-acid sequence MESVQPPDSQAVQEVEVAVIGCGPVGALTANLLGARGVTTLVVERSATPHGQPRAFSCDDEALRIYQQAGLLDEIRDATIAPPLVEYVNRAGRVFARMKLSETDFGYGHAPLRFFDQPRLEHTLRTGLDRFPHVQLALGTELVGLTQDDDGVTVLLSDVATGQRRAVRARYVLGCDGARSATRTAVRIPLSGASYAEPWLAVSGDVPPDAVRVPDTTFVCDWQRPAFVSPGAAGSYRMEFMLRPGETEAEMQRPETIAALVSPYVDPDRFTVTRAVVYTFHHLVAQRWREGRVFLLGDAAHQMPPFMGQGLCSGLRDAANLSWKLSMVLSGAAGAEVLDTYETERRPHTVEMARTSVRLGHVFLARNRVAAGLRDAALRAVQTIPRIRRFVERFEFKPVPAYRRGLMAGGRRAGVVGTMFPQPRVLVPGAPGDRLLDEALGDGFVVLGRAGVDNPLEVWRPGLPVRFVAVHPSGTPLADLPDVSGDGGYDRIDVVDADGVLCAWLRRHGADLVVLRPDRFVFALVRPGGVEQAAQDLSAALGVPRDGRDDDRPRSLGGAHPTRC; translated from the coding sequence ATGGAATCAGTTCAGCCGCCGGATTCTCAGGCGGTCCAGGAGGTCGAGGTCGCCGTCATCGGCTGCGGGCCGGTGGGCGCGCTCACCGCCAACCTGCTCGGCGCCCGCGGCGTCACCACGCTGGTCGTGGAGCGCAGCGCGACACCGCACGGCCAGCCGCGGGCCTTCTCCTGCGACGACGAGGCGCTGCGCATCTACCAGCAGGCCGGCCTGCTCGACGAGATACGCGACGCGACGATCGCGCCGCCACTGGTCGAGTACGTCAACCGCGCCGGCCGGGTCTTCGCCCGGATGAAGCTGTCCGAGACGGACTTCGGGTACGGGCACGCGCCGCTGCGCTTCTTCGACCAGCCGCGACTGGAACACACGCTGCGCACCGGGCTGGACCGCTTCCCGCACGTCCAGCTCGCACTCGGCACCGAACTGGTCGGCCTGACCCAGGACGACGACGGCGTGACGGTGCTGTTGTCCGACGTGGCCACCGGGCAGCGGCGGGCCGTCCGCGCCCGGTACGTGCTCGGCTGCGACGGCGCCCGCAGCGCCACCCGCACCGCGGTCCGGATCCCGCTGTCCGGGGCGAGCTACGCCGAACCGTGGCTGGCCGTCTCCGGCGACGTGCCGCCCGACGCGGTACGGGTGCCCGACACCACGTTCGTCTGCGACTGGCAGCGCCCGGCGTTCGTCTCTCCGGGCGCGGCCGGCAGCTACCGGATGGAGTTCATGCTGCGCCCGGGCGAGACCGAGGCCGAGATGCAGCGGCCGGAGACCATCGCCGCGCTCGTCTCGCCGTACGTGGACCCGGACCGGTTCACCGTCACCCGGGCGGTGGTCTACACCTTCCACCACCTCGTCGCGCAGCGGTGGCGGGAGGGGCGGGTGTTCCTGCTCGGCGACGCGGCCCACCAGATGCCCCCGTTCATGGGCCAGGGCCTGTGCAGCGGCCTGCGCGACGCGGCGAACCTGTCGTGGAAGCTGTCGATGGTGCTGTCCGGCGCCGCCGGCGCCGAGGTGCTCGACACGTACGAGACCGAGCGGCGCCCGCACACTGTGGAGATGGCGCGGACGAGCGTCCGGCTGGGGCACGTCTTCCTGGCCCGCAACCGGGTCGCCGCCGGGCTGCGCGACGCCGCGCTGCGGGCGGTCCAGACGATCCCCCGGATACGGCGGTTCGTGGAGCGGTTCGAGTTCAAGCCGGTCCCGGCGTACCGGCGGGGCCTGATGGCCGGCGGGCGGCGCGCCGGCGTGGTCGGGACGATGTTCCCCCAGCCGCGCGTCCTCGTCCCGGGCGCCCCCGGCGATCGCCTGCTCGACGAGGCGCTCGGCGACGGCTTCGTCGTGCTCGGCCGCGCCGGCGTGGACAACCCGCTCGAAGTGTGGCGGCCGGGGCTGCCGGTGCGGTTCGTCGCGGTCCATCCGTCCGGTACGCCGCTGGCCGACCTGCCGGACGTGTCCGGGGACGGTGGGTACGACCGGATCGACGTCGTCGACGCCGACGGGGTGCTCTGCGCCTGGCTGCGGCGGCACGGCGCCGACCTGGTGGTGCTGCGGCCGGACCGGTTCGTGTTCGCGCTGGTGCGGCCCGGCGGCGTCGAGCAGGCCGCCCAGGACCTGTCGGCCGCCCTCGGCGTGCCGCGGGACGGGCGGGACGACGACCGTCCTCGCTCACTGGGCGGAGCGCACCCCACAAGATGTTGA
- a CDS encoding BTAD domain-containing putative transcriptional regulator, which yields MAVQFRVLGPPEVVRNGRVVPLGGPKQQALLALFLLRPNRFVAADWLVDALWDSRPPASARTTLRTYVAGLRRVVEAERPHGEPARVLRSHPRGYELRVAPEAVDAIRFGALLDRAADALAAGAPAAAEQCYTEALALWRGEPLAGVADLAAVRPEAVRLAELRLSAEEGRLTAAVAAGRHATLLPELRRFVSANPLREGARAQLMLALYRSGRQTEALAVFDEGRRILAGEYGIDPGEQIRSVHRLILDQAVPPDRPADAGGPVAAGTPPQRDGGPLVGRDAELERLRAALDAATGHGGRVLTLVGEAGIGKTSLAVALGERAAATGVPVVWGRCPDVGQAPPFWLWSRVVRALVAMPQTRATGSAGRLDGFAADAPGGPADGRGPDPTARFQVYEAVADLVHGAARQHGLLIVLDDLHAADPDSLLLLRFLATALPASRALVVATLRPYDQDPALVATVAELARGPGFGQVRLAGLDAAAVADLVRDRTGVAPPEPVVTRLVTRTGGNPFFLTELLRSRTDAGSAGELPPSIRDTVRLRLDGLPGPTRRCLDLLSVAGHELDLAVLAAALHRTAEAVAEDLAPAYPAALVVETGPGALAFRHPLIAEVTYAELVPPRRAALHARLAAAYERTAGTAPAELAHHYGEAIGLGHGEDHLRWSLRAADDATRRVAYEDALGHLERAARRLAPAARAAPGAARTELTVQLHRAALLQMTVGVGSDAVDRVCARARELLTLVGPDADIRHALWALGELAANRAEFAICADLAGRLVRAPDDGSGLIAVAGEYLLGAVGYFTGRQSEGERRLTAGIDRLRTVERALLRREVGRRPVLACHNFRALVRSMRGDPAGARSDIAAAEALAQELDDPYGRANAALYAAWLAMQEHDVAAADAAGRRCRDIGRATGLPHMTATGAYFLHWAAARGGDHGRLDAMRAAADDFYRPGLRSTRTITCAAMAEAYLTAGRPETAAALAEEGLAVADRTGERVVVAELHRIRGVARGDRAEWDLGARIAAEQGAGLLLPRFAVF from the coding sequence GTGGCGGTGCAGTTCCGGGTGCTGGGCCCGCCGGAGGTCGTCCGGAACGGCCGGGTGGTGCCCCTCGGCGGGCCGAAGCAGCAGGCACTGCTGGCCCTGTTCCTGCTGCGGCCGAACCGGTTCGTCGCCGCCGACTGGCTGGTCGACGCGCTCTGGGACTCGCGACCGCCGGCCAGCGCCCGGACGACGCTGCGGACGTACGTCGCGGGGCTGCGCCGGGTGGTGGAAGCGGAACGGCCGCACGGCGAGCCGGCCCGCGTCCTGCGTAGCCACCCGCGAGGGTACGAACTGCGGGTCGCCCCCGAAGCCGTGGATGCGATCCGGTTCGGTGCCCTGCTGGACCGGGCGGCTGACGCGCTCGCGGCCGGAGCGCCGGCAGCCGCCGAACAGTGCTACACCGAGGCGCTGGCGTTGTGGCGCGGTGAACCGCTGGCGGGCGTGGCCGACCTGGCCGCGGTGCGTCCGGAGGCGGTCCGGCTGGCGGAGCTGCGGTTGAGCGCCGAGGAGGGGCGGTTGACCGCCGCCGTCGCGGCCGGACGGCATGCCACGCTGCTGCCGGAGCTGCGCCGGTTCGTGTCGGCGAACCCGCTGCGCGAGGGCGCCCGGGCGCAGCTGATGCTGGCGCTGTACCGCTCGGGGCGGCAGACCGAGGCGCTCGCCGTCTTCGACGAGGGGCGCCGGATCCTGGCCGGCGAGTACGGGATCGACCCCGGTGAGCAGATCCGGTCGGTGCACCGGCTGATCCTGGACCAGGCCGTACCGCCGGACCGCCCCGCGGACGCGGGCGGCCCGGTGGCGGCCGGGACACCGCCGCAGCGGGACGGCGGACCGCTCGTGGGGCGGGACGCCGAGCTGGAGCGCCTGCGGGCGGCACTGGACGCGGCCACCGGGCACGGCGGGCGGGTGCTGACGCTGGTGGGGGAGGCCGGTATCGGCAAGACCAGCCTCGCCGTGGCGCTCGGCGAGCGGGCCGCCGCGACGGGCGTCCCGGTGGTCTGGGGTCGCTGTCCGGACGTCGGGCAGGCGCCGCCGTTCTGGCTGTGGAGCCGGGTGGTGCGCGCGCTGGTGGCGATGCCGCAGACCCGCGCCACCGGCTCGGCGGGCCGGCTGGACGGGTTCGCCGCGGACGCGCCGGGCGGACCGGCGGACGGTCGCGGTCCGGACCCCACGGCCCGGTTCCAGGTGTACGAGGCGGTGGCGGACCTGGTGCACGGGGCGGCCCGGCAGCACGGACTGCTGATCGTCCTGGACGACCTGCACGCGGCCGACCCGGACTCGTTGCTGTTGCTGCGCTTCCTCGCCACCGCTCTGCCGGCGTCCCGGGCGCTGGTGGTCGCCACGCTGCGGCCGTACGACCAGGATCCGGCCCTGGTGGCGACGGTGGCCGAGCTGGCCCGCGGGCCGGGCTTCGGCCAGGTCCGGCTCGCCGGGCTGGACGCCGCGGCGGTCGCCGACCTGGTCCGGGACCGGACCGGCGTGGCGCCGCCGGAGCCGGTGGTGACCCGGCTCGTGACCCGTACCGGCGGGAATCCGTTCTTCCTCACCGAGCTGCTGCGCTCGCGGACCGACGCGGGCTCCGCCGGGGAGCTGCCACCGAGCATCCGCGACACGGTACGGCTGCGGCTCGACGGGCTGCCCGGTCCCACCCGGCGCTGCCTCGACCTGCTCAGCGTGGCCGGGCACGAGCTGGACCTGGCGGTGCTGGCGGCGGCGCTGCACCGCACCGCCGAGGCGGTCGCCGAGGACCTCGCCCCGGCGTACCCGGCGGCGCTGGTGGTCGAGACCGGGCCGGGCGCGCTCGCGTTCCGCCATCCGCTGATCGCCGAGGTCACCTACGCCGAGCTGGTCCCGCCGCGCCGGGCCGCGCTGCACGCCCGTCTGGCCGCCGCGTACGAGCGGACGGCCGGCACCGCACCGGCGGAGCTGGCGCACCACTACGGCGAGGCGATCGGGCTCGGCCACGGCGAGGACCACCTGCGGTGGTCGCTGCGGGCCGCCGACGACGCCACCCGTCGGGTCGCCTACGAGGACGCGCTGGGCCACCTCGAACGCGCCGCGCGCCGGCTGGCCCCGGCCGCCCGGGCCGCGCCCGGCGCGGCGCGCACCGAGCTGACCGTCCAGCTGCACCGGGCGGCCCTGCTCCAGATGACAGTGGGCGTCGGCAGCGACGCCGTCGACCGGGTCTGCGCCCGGGCCCGGGAGCTGCTGACACTCGTCGGGCCGGACGCGGACATCCGCCACGCGCTCTGGGCGCTCGGTGAGCTGGCCGCCAACCGGGCCGAGTTCGCGATCTGCGCCGACCTCGCCGGGCGGCTCGTCCGCGCACCCGACGACGGCAGCGGGCTGATCGCCGTGGCCGGTGAGTACCTGCTGGGCGCGGTCGGCTACTTCACCGGCCGCCAGAGCGAGGGCGAACGGCGGCTCACCGCCGGGATCGACCGGCTGCGTACCGTCGAGCGGGCGCTGCTGCGCCGCGAGGTCGGCCGGCGTCCGGTGCTGGCCTGCCACAACTTCCGGGCGCTCGTGCGCTCGATGCGCGGCGACCCGGCCGGCGCCCGGTCGGACATCGCCGCGGCCGAGGCCCTCGCCCAGGAGCTCGACGACCCGTACGGCCGGGCCAACGCGGCGCTCTACGCCGCCTGGCTGGCGATGCAGGAGCACGACGTCGCCGCGGCCGACGCGGCGGGACGGCGGTGCCGGGACATCGGCCGGGCCACCGGGCTGCCGCACATGACGGCGACCGGCGCGTACTTCCTCCACTGGGCCGCGGCGCGCGGCGGCGACCACGGCCGGCTCGACGCGATGCGCGCCGCCGCTGACGATTTCTACCGTCCCGGACTGCGGTCCACCCGGACCATCACGTGCGCGGCGATGGCCGAGGCGTACCTGACCGCCGGCCGCCCGGAGACCGCTGCCGCGCTGGCCGAGGAAGGGCTGGCCGTGGCGGACCGGACCGGCGAGCGCGTCGTCGTCGCGGAGCTGCACCGGATCCGCGGGGTCGCGCGCGGTGACCGCGCGGAGTGGGATCTCGGCGCCCGGATCGCCGCCGAGCAGGGCGCCGGGCTGCTGCTGCCCCGCTTCGCGGTCTTCTGA
- a CDS encoding DUF4260 domain-containing protein, whose amino-acid sequence MPQLNPVVTQRVEAAVVAVLAVVVTVAAGYPWWSLLALFLVFDLSMLGYLRGPRVGAACYNLAHSYALPAALGAVAVAAAASGERIDWLGVLAVAWAFHIAVDRALGYGLKTGEGFEHTHLGLIGKARRARTATDAR is encoded by the coding sequence ATGCCGCAGCTCAACCCGGTCGTGACGCAGCGCGTCGAGGCCGCCGTCGTCGCCGTCCTCGCCGTCGTCGTGACCGTCGCGGCCGGATACCCGTGGTGGTCGCTGCTCGCCCTGTTCCTCGTGTTCGACCTGTCCATGCTCGGCTACCTGCGCGGGCCGCGCGTCGGCGCCGCCTGCTACAACCTGGCGCACTCGTACGCGCTACCGGCGGCGCTCGGCGCGGTGGCCGTGGCGGCGGCCGCGTCCGGCGAACGGATCGACTGGCTCGGCGTCCTGGCCGTCGCGTGGGCGTTCCACATCGCCGTCGACCGCGCGCTGGGCTACGGGCTCAAGACGGGCGAGGGGTTCGAGCACACCCACCTCGGCCTGATCGGGAAGGCCCGCCGCGCCCGGACCGCTACTGACGCACGCTGA